From one Erinaceus europaeus chromosome 4, mEriEur2.1, whole genome shotgun sequence genomic stretch:
- the COQ3 gene encoding ubiquinone biosynthesis O-methyltransferase, mitochondrial, whose translation MWPGVTLRSAGARLLGATGCRGSRGRSAPAAASAVYSENQISRTSHNKPWIDSACGSMYFRPSRMTSACLKGVRAHRLLWTRLHSASRSSVDREGLKVFLALAHKWWDEQGVYAPLHSMNALRVPFIRDNLLKAVASHQPGIPLSGMKILDVGCGGGLLSEPLGRLGASVLGIDPVEENIKTAQHHRTFDPVLDQRVEYRVCSLEGIVQESAETFDAVVASEVVEHVPDLETFIQCCCQVLKPGGSLFITTINRTQLSYALGIVFAEQIAHIVPKGTHTWEKFVSPEKLESILESNGLSAQTIVGMLYNPFSGRWRWTENTSLNYAAHAVKCKAQEREAPVPSACKGEEAGARAEASASGAVLES comes from the exons ATGTGGCCGGGCGTCACGTTGCGCAGCGCGGGAGCGCGCCTGCTGGGCGCCACCGGCTGCCGGGGGTCGCGGGGCCGCAGTGCGCCTGCAGCCGCCTCCGCGG TCTATTCAGAGAACCAGATCAGCCGGACGTCACACAATAAACCGTGGATTGATAGTGCATGTGGAAGCATGTATTTCAGGCCTAGTAGGATGACTTCTGCTTGCCTGAAGGGCGTGAGAGCTCACAG GCTGCTCTGGACCAGACTGCACAGCGCCTCGCGGAGCTCTGTGGACAGGGAGGGGCTCAAGGTCTTCCTGGCCCTGGCTCACAAGTGGTGGGATGAACAAGGCGTGTACGCACCTCTTCATTCGATGAACGCCCTGAGGGTGCCGTTTATAAG ggACAATCTTTTAAAAGCTGTTGCTAGTCACCAGCCAGGAATACCTTTGTCAGGGATGAAGATTCTTGATGTTGGCTGTGGTGGTGGattgttaagtgaa CCTCTAGGGCGGCTTGGGGCTTCAGTCCTTGGAATCGACCCTGTGGAGGAGAACAttaagacagcacagcaccacagGACATTTGACCCTGTCCTGGATCAGAGGGTCGAATACAGAGTGTGTTCCCTGGAAGGTATCGTGCAGGAATCTGCAGAGACCTTTGATGCTGTGGTGGCTTCTGAAGTCGTGGAGCACGTGCCCGACTTAGAAACATTTATCCAGTGCTGCTGTCAGGTGTTAAAA CCTGGTGGTTCTTTGTTCATTACTACAATCAACCGGACGCAGCTGTCCTATGCTTTAGGAATCGTGTTTGCAGAGCAAATCGCACACATTGTACCGAAGGGTACTCACACGTGGGAGAAGTTTGTCTCACCTGAAAAGCTAGAGAGCATTCTGGAGTCAA ACGGTCTTTCAGCTCAGACCATAGTAGGAATGCTCTACAATCCCTTCTCAGGCCGCTGGCGTTGGACTGAAAACACCAGCCTTAACTATGCCGCTCATGCGGTGAAATGCAAGGCCCAGGAGCGCGAAGCCCCTGTTCCGTCTGCTTGCAAAGGAGAAGAGGCAGGGGCCCGAGCTGAAGCCTCTGCCAGCGGAGCCGTGCTGGAAAGCTGA